From the Daphnia magna isolate NIES linkage group LG3, ASM2063170v1.1, whole genome shotgun sequence genome, one window contains:
- the LOC123470568 gene encoding uncharacterized protein LOC123470568, whose product MFTLSDVLSDWRYFDVAVVRFAEIAFRNPVSRYRRLNVSDRRLFATLLNDAKVTGTSLDFTPFSGEVWELDFYYSTYPGYAKYRDFYSHNYARLLWWLESGEDVYHPSPRRSDFHSEVLFSTVEARLAARLVALEVLNLWGENPESEAL is encoded by the exons ATGTTCACCCTTTCCGATGTATTGTCCGACTGGCGGTATTTTGACGTTGCCGTTGTGCGCTTCGCTGAGATTGCCTTCCGTAATCCCGTGAGCCGGTACCGTCGCCTGAATGTAAGTGATCGGAGGCTGTTTGCCACACTCCTAAACGATGCTAAGGTTACGGGTACCTCTTTGGATTTTACACCGTTTTCAGGGGAAGTTTGGGAATTGGACTTCTATTACAG tACGTATCCCGGCTACGCGAAGTATCGCGATTTTTATTCCCACAACTATGCTAGACTTCTGTGGTGGCTTGAGTCAGGTGAGGATGTTTATCATCCGTCCCCCCGACGTTCCGACTTCCATTCAGAGGTTTTGTTCTCCACGGTGGAGGCTCGGCTGGCAGCCCGACTGGTCGCGCTGGAAGTTTTGAACCTCTGGGGGGAGAATCCGGAATCTGAAgccttataa
- the LOC116935473 gene encoding NADH-cytochrome b5 reductase 3, whose product MDALGKSLPIVTGIGIVVLTAVAAKLYFNWLQPKERSTKQKELITLLDPQTKYPLKLVERHFINHDTRRYRFALPSPQHVLGLPVGQHVYLSARINDQLVIRPYTPVSCDEEKGYFDLVVKVYFKDVNPKFPEGGKLTQYLEKLPIGDSIDVRGPSGLLIHQGTGLFAIKPDKKSSPFNVAFKKLNMIAGGTGITPMLQLIRQILRNPDDTSCMALLFANQTEADILLRDELEEAASKNPDRLRLWYTVDRPSDGWKYSTGFVSPDMIASHLYPPADDTFVVMCGPPPMINFACIPNLDKLGYSQKLRFAY is encoded by the exons ATGGATGCCCTGGGAAAG AGTCTACCTATTGTGACAGGCATTGGGAttgttgttttgactgcaGTTGCTGCAAAGTTATATTTCAACTGGCTGCAACCAAAAGAAAGATCAACCAAACAGAAGGAATTGATAACACTGCTTGATCCACAAACCAAGTATCCCTTAAAGTTGGTTGAGCGTCATTTTATTAACCATGATACTAGAAGATACAGATTTGCTCTCCCTTCTCCTCAGCATGTTCTTG gtcTTCCTGTTGGACAGCATGTCTATTTGTCAGCAAGAATAAATGATCAGCTTGTAATTCGTCCTTATACACCTGTTTCGTGTGACGAGGAAAAGGgatattttgatttagtcGTGAAG GTGTACTTCAAGGATGTTAACCCTAAATTTCCTGAAGGTGGAAAATTGACACAATATTTAGAAAAACTTCCCATAGGAGATTCGATTGACGTCCGAGGGCCGTCTGGATTGTTAATACACCAAGGCACCGGGTTGTTTGCTATAAAGCCAGACAAAAAATCATCGCCTTTCAACGTGGCTTTCAAAAAATTGAACATGATTGCAG GTGGAACTGGAATTACCCCTATG TTGCAGTTAATCCGACAGATTTTGCGAAATCCAGATGATACCTCGTGCATGGCCCTTCTGTTTGCAAATCAGACCGAGGCGGACATTTTGTTACGTGACGAATTAGAAGAAGCTGCTTCTAAAAACCCTGACCGACTTCGGTTATGGTATACTGTCGATCGCCCTTCAGATG GTTGGAAATATAGCACGGGGTTTGTGTCTCCTGATATGATTGCTAGCCATTTGTATCCGCCTGCTGATGACACTTTTGTTGTCATGTGTGGGCCTCCTCCCATGATCAACTTCGCTTGCATTCCGAATTTGGATAAATTAGGATATTCCCAAAAATTAAGATTCGCTTattaa
- the LOC116935472 gene encoding lysine-specific histone demethylase 1A — protein sequence MSNSSEKVSTVTPSAVEENADDSEDLRRSSRRSKRARVETKEVETHDYPVEVTGVSDVDKDDKKELALDAGMGKSEAPKASISIASVPSIQEPILKVETKDEDMIHDSDFEEPSGLEGAAFQSRLPVDKLHADEAARFPDIEQGVPATQKLFLYIRNRLLQLWLENPKMELTLENALSELEPPYNSDTNLVGRIHAFLQRHGFINFGVFKRITPIPVASKPCKVIVIGSGISGLAAAQQLRNFGCEVVVLEARDRVGGRIATFRKNSYVADIGAMVVTGLGGNPITILSKQISMELHKIKQKCPLYEANGTTVPKDKDEMVEREFNRLLEATSYMSHQLDINYVSTKPVSLGQALEWVIKLQEKNVKEKQIQHWKNYIALQDNLRSILNKLIALQDKVAKLTQQWNKMNETRGQRDITQEFSLRSKLRDIHHAHKEWAQLQEQQKETEEKLQELEASPPSDVYLSSRDRQILDWHFANLEFANATPLSNLSLKHWDQDDDFEFTGSHLTVRNGYSCLPVALSEGLDIRLNQAVCKVNYSSEKVEVSVFNPRNTNQASTITGDAVLCTLPLGVLKQITSLNGNTSETEKAANNMVEFTPPLPEWKLSAIQRLGFGNLNKVALCFERIFWDPNSNLFGHVGSTTASRGELFLFWNLYKAPVLLALVAGEAAAIMENVGDDVIVGRCMAVLKGIFGNGAVPQPKETVVTRWRSDPWARGSYSYVSTSATGNDYDILACPVTSTGEQLTSSSDSSIHPRLFFAGEHTIRNYPATVHGALLSGIREAARIADYYLGCSY from the exons ATGAGTAATTCTAGTGAAAAAGTTTCCACCGTTACTCCAAGTGCCGTGGAGGAAAACGCCGATGATTCTGAAGACCTCCGCAGATCTAGTCGGCGGAGTAAAAGGGCAAGA GTCGAAACTAAAGAAGTTGAAACTCATGACTACCCAGTTGAAGTTACTGGAGTTTCTGATGTAGACAAAGATGACAAAAAAGAACTAGCTCTTGATGCTGGTATGGGAAAGTCTGAAGCACCCAAAGCTTCTATATCAATTGCTAGTGTACCATCTATTCAGGAGCCTATATTAAAAGTTGAAACAAAGGATGAAGATATGATCCATGATTCTGATTTTGAAGAACCCTCCG GCTTGGAGGGTGCAGCATTTCAAAGTCGCCTACCTGTAGACAAATTGCATGCAGATGAAGCTGCACGTTTTCCAGATATTGAACAAGGTGTGCCAGCCACACAAAAACTATTTCTTTATATTAGAAACAGATTG TTGCAACTGTGGTTGGAAAATCCAAAAATGGAGCTCACACTTGAAAATGCTTTATCTGAATTAGAGCCACCCTATAATAG CGATACAAACTTAGTTGGGAGGATTCATGCATTTCTACAGCGCCATGGTTTCATCAACTTTGGTGTTTTCAAAAGAATTACg CCGATTCCAGTTGCTTCGAAACCCTGTAAAGTGATCGTGATCGGATCTGGGATATCCGGATTAGCAGCCGCCCAACAACTACGTAACTTCGGGTGTGAAGTAGTTGTCTTGGAAGCTAGA GATCGTGTTGGAGGAAGAATCGCAACGTTTCGCAAAAACTCGTACGTGGCGGATATAGGAGCCATGGTAGTAACTGGTTTAGGAGGTAATCCAATTACCATTTTATCAAAACAAATCAG CATGGAGCTGCACAAAATCAAACAGAAATGTCCATTATATGAAGCAAATGGAACTACG GTTCCCAAAGATAAAGACGAAATGGTCGAACGCGAATTTAATCGATTGCTTGAAGCCACCAGCTACATGTCGCATCAACTGGACATAAACTACGTTAGCACAAAACCAGTGTCACTTGGCCAAGCTTTGGAATGGGTTATTAA gcttcaagaaaaaaatgtgaaagaaaaacaaatccaaCATTGGAAGAACTATATTGCTCTCCAAGATAATTTGCGTTCTATACTCAATAAG ttaATTGCTTTACAGGATAAAGTAGCTAAATTGACACAACAATGGAATAAAATGAATGAAACGCGAGGCCAGCGAGATATCACTCAAGAATTTTCTCTTCGATCCAAACTTAGGGATATCCACCACGCACACAAG GAATGGGCACAGCTTCAGGaacagcaaaaagaaacagaGGAGAAATTGCAAGAACTTGAAGCATCCCCTCCTAGTGAT GTGTACCTTTCTTCACGTGACCGGCAAATTCTAGATTGGCATTTTGCTAATTTG GAATTTGCAAATGCAACGCCACTTTCAAATCTGTCGTTAAAACACTGGGATCAAGATGACGATTTTGAGTTTACCGGGAGCCATCTCACAG TGAGAAATGGATACAGCTGTTTGCCCGTTGCCCTATCCGAAGGTCTGGATATTCGTCTCAACCAAGCAGTTTGTAAAGTAAACTATAGCAGTGAGAAAGTTGAAGTGAGTGTGTTTAACCCACGTAATACCAACCAAGCTAGTACAATAACAG gCGACGCCGTTCTGTGCACTCTTCCATTGGGAGTACTAAAACAGATTACATCCCTTAATGGAAACACAAGTGAGACTGAGAAGGCAGCCAATAACATGGTTGAATTTACTCCCCCTCTGCCAGAATGGAAACTTTCGGCCATTCAGCGTCTAGGTTTTGGCAATCTCAACAAGGTCGCTCTTTGCTTCGAACGTATTTTCTGGGATCCGAATTCCAATTTATTCGGTCACGTCGGTTCTACTACTGCCTCTCGAG GAGAATTATTCTTGTTTTGGAATTTGTATAAAGCCCCAGTTTTATTGGCTCTTGTTGCTGGAGAAGCAGCGGCAATTATGGAAAATGTTGGTGATGACGTTATTGTAGGTCGCTGCATGGCAGTCTTAAAAGGCATTTTTGGTAACGGAGCTGTTCCTCAG CCAAAAGAAACTGTCGTAACCCGCTGGCGTTCCGATCCATGGGCTCGTGGATCCTATTCTTACGTTTCAACTAGCGCCACGGGAAATGACTATGACATACTTGCTTGTCCCGTAACTTCTACTGGCGAACAATTGACTTCTAGTTCAGATTCATCTATCCACCCCCGCCTTTTTTTTGCGG GTGAGCATACTATTCGTAACTATCCCGCCACAGTTCATGGAGCGTTGCTTAGTGGTATTCGAGAAGCTGCTAGAATAGCTGATTATTATCTTGGCTGTTCATACTAA